In the Dictyostelium discoideum AX4 chromosome 6 chromosome, whole genome shotgun sequence genome, taacaatattcGATAGCAATGTTGGGTATGCATATGTGTTGTTTAAAATGACAATTCACCCCGAAAGTTCAATTCaaactatttataaaatattccattggtggtaaaaataaaaaaaaaacccattaaaaaaaaaaaaaaaaaaaaaaaaaaaaaaaaatttaaattttattaataaaattatgcACAACAAACGTTTgaacataataataaaataaaccaaaattattaaattaaaccaaaccaaaccaaaaaaaaattggttattaaaaaaaaaaaaattttttattttttaaaaaactaatatcACAAATTTCtccaaaataattattttttttttttttgtcttcTTTTACAttggcttttttttttttttttttcaatttaaaaataatctaaATTTACCTTTTTACATTCCccttcaattaaatttttttttctttttttttttttttttttttgtaaaatttcattttaaaatcacAAAAAGTAGCAGATTGATTTTTGTAAAAAcagtaaataattttatttttttttattttttttttttattttttttttttttttattttttttttttttttgagaaattgttctcaaaaaaaaaaaaaaaaatacatttcaacaaaaacaatcatAATtgacacacacacacattaaaataatagattTCGAAAATCATAACCCAATCATCCATTCACATATTAAagtatttacaaaaaaaaaaaaaaaaaaaaaaaaaaaataaaaaaaaaaaaaaaaaaaaaaaaaaaaaaaattttttttatatttttaaaaaaaccaaaataaaaaaacattttcaatttaaaaatcaatttcaatttaaatagaAAACCCCCCATTTTCCCAAAATTAACaggatttattttttgggggccaaaaaaaaaaaaaaaaaaaaaaaaaaaaaaaaaaaaaaaaaatgaataaaattaataacaataataataatattcataaattaataaaaagtttaaaaatagGAAATAATGATagaataaataacaataataatattattaacaataataatattattaataataataataatgatttattaattgaagatgattattttaatggattattatcaacatcaCCATTACCATCACAATTTAATCAACTTTcgtcatcaccaccatcaattaATAGTTCATTAGAATCCATACCAATGTCTCCAATAAGAATCCAAAGTAATAATGTTTGTCCAGGTGCACCAATAAAACCAAAGAAATATTTACTTCCAAAAAGTAATTATAATCTACCAAGACAAAGATTAGTTTTTACAGAGTGtgttggtagtggtagtggtagtgatagtagtagtggtagtacaAGTTCTCCAAATActgttaataattataatagtgACGATGAATCAAATGCTGCCGTAGTAAGTTTCTCTCCAAAAgtttctaaaaaattatcacaATCTTCTGTTCAATTCATaccatcttcttcttttaGACAAATGGATAGCCCATCTGGTAATCAAAATGTTCCTGTATTTAATTCTCCAAAAGCAAGAAAAAGATTagtcttttaaaaaaaaaaaaaaaaaaaaaaaaaaaaaaaaatcttggaaaaaaaaaaaaatcctggaaaaaaaaaagaaaaaactcGATGACTCTcttgtaatattaaatagtATAATcgattaaatgaaaaaaaatgtatattAAAAACTCTATGTAAATAATTAGATTTTATCTTGGtcaacttttaaattaattttttaaaagaattttaaaaaaaaaaaattaaaaaaaaaatattaaaaaaaaaaattataaataaaaataaccaaaacttgtataaatataataactTCAGCTTCTtcaatactttttttaaattatttttatttttagagttttattttatatttatttattattatttttttattttttattttttattttttttatttttttgtttttcatttttcaaaaaattttaagttCATTTTAGTTTCTCactaaagaaaaaaaaaaaaaattttagtcAACAATGACAAGTGtaactattaaaattacagtatatttatatatattaaaatcatttgattattaataatacctaaactttttttaaattatttagaaaagaaaaaataattttgaaaatacagAACCATCAAAAATATCAAAGGCAGagattaatgaaattaaagaattagtTAATCAGGTAGAAAATGAAGAGGttcgtttttattttttattttttattttttattttttttttttttttctttgctcaagtaatattataaaaaatgttaacacctatttttattatagtttgatgaattaaatccaagttcattaaagaaattagtattatcatttgaaaaaaagtatttaaaaaatcaacaattacgTGATAAATATCAAAATGAACCTGAAAAGTATGTATATatgtatttatatatatatatatatatatatataaataaaacataaactatatataaaaaaataaataattaatattaagaataataataataataataataataataataataataataataataataataataataataataaaaaagatttatggaaagtgaaattgatttacatgaagaaattaaaaaattacaaattataGCTACATCACcagatttatataaattatttgtatcaTTAGGATCAATAGTATCATTAGgatcattattaattcatgACAATACAGATATATCAATATcggtaattgatttatttaatgaattaattgaagcaGAGGATGAAGAACAAGATCCTGAAATGTCagtttttaattcatttataaaGAATAACATAATGGAAACATTGgttgataatttatcaagATTGGATGCTACAAATGATGAAGAACAACAAGCAATTCATAatacattttcaatatttgaaagTATGTTAGAATTGGGTGGTTCTAAATCTGCACCTATCTTGGCTGGTAAATCACAATTATTCAAATatctattaaattatatatcaacaactactaccaccaccacaccAATTCCAATTAAACTTTACTCTagtgaattattatcatcaatatttttaaatgatgaaaattctCGTTCAATCTTTACAAAGAAATATAATggtattgaaaaattattagtacTACTCTcacaatttattaaaaaacaacCAGATTCATTACAAGAAActgaatttgttgaaaatattttctcttcaatttgttcattattattaaataataatgaaaataaagaatcttttttaaaatctgaaggtattcaattaatgttaatttttataaagtaAGAAActctttaatttattaataattttaatatatattttaatatatatatatatatacatttataatatatttatactttttccatttatttatttttattataataaatagaaaaaaaactCAACAAAGAGGATCAGcattaaaagttttagatTATGCATTAACAGATTCAAAGAAAGCAAATGAAATGTTTGTTCAAGAGTTAGGTTTAAAAACATTATTCTCAAGTTTTATGAAAAAGATTAAATCAAAACATAGTAAAAAGATTTATAATGAATCAGAGGATCAAGAACATATTGTAACAATGTTATATTCATTACTTAGAAATTTAGATACAACTTCTGATTACTATACTCGTTTAATGGTGAAATTTACTGAAAATCATTTTGAAAagattgataaattattggAATTACAttccaaatattttaaaaaagttcaATTAGCTGATaagaattcaaaaaaaaataaaaaagatgacgatgaagatgatgatgatgatgacgatgatgatgaagaaattttattaaaaagattagATGCTGGTTTATTCACTTTACAATATATAGATTTAATACTTGCTTTATTgtcaaaagaaaataaagaaattagaaataaaattaaggATTCTcaagatttagaaaatgaaattaaaacaattttaaatgaatatatTGAAACTGTTAATAAAGAATCTGAAtcaaaattcattaaatcatTGATagattcattttaaaaataaaaaaataataacaataaaggtgtttagaaaaaaaaaaaaatctaaaacaTACAACTATAGTATTAtaatacattattatttattttttgtttgtttattttaattatttttatttattttaatttattttaattattttatttaaattaattatcatcaacatcaataaaatcttttacATTAATGAAAGCAGCGGCGGGACTAGCATTTTGATAAACAACTTGATCAATAGCAACTTTTGCTTGTTTAACGATTTTCTCTAAAACAGGAGTTGCTGGTTTATGACAATATACTAATAATGCgcaatttaaatcatttataatttgatCTCTTTTACTCTTttctaataaaaatgaaactgGACTTGTATATGGATCTGAATAAGCTATCAATGAGAAAATTTCATTTAGGTTTGATTCGCATTCTTTTGACTCAAATGAAAAGTTTGATAGTTGATTTTGTCCAAATGCCATCGTCTCTTCAATTGGTGATGTTTTAATCATCTCTATAAACTTTTgacataataatttaaattgaatatCTCTATTTTGtgttaaaaaatttggataAATATTATCCAACTCTTTAATAACTTCATCTATATTCccttttgataataattctgATATtcctaataaataataaataataaataataattgtattaatatttttttttttttttttttttttttttttcataaaactattgttgaaattgaaattgctTACTTTgtctattttttatatcatctaattgtgaatttaaagaatcacCATCAGTACCAGTAGCTTTTGCAAATAGTTTAACAGTTTCACTATAACCATGATGCATTAAATAAGAGAGTACCAATTGAGTAGAGATTGAGTCATCCTCTACAGTTTTCGtgtttttaatagtttttattaCTCTTTGTTTCTCCTCTTTAAATAGTTGATCCACATCAAATGCAAAAGGTCGTTGTCCAAAGTTTGCTTCTAATGATTCTCCAGGTGTTCTAAGTCCAACACATGGGTATAATGATAATCCTTTTATCTCTTTGGTTGCTTCTCCTAATGGTACTCCATTCTTTGTGAAAAATATTGCACCTTGAACAAAATTTATACAACATCCAACAACATCTCCAGTTGTATATGTTGGTCCATATGATATACCTGTACCTGAacctttaaataaattaccatcatcaccatgatatctaaaaacaataatgataataataataataataataataataataataataataataataataataataataataacaataattaaaaagatatattagtaaatataatataatgatatttaatagaaaataaaattgatatatgtttttattaatttatatatattaccCAAATGAATTTCTTTCCCAACCAGGTAAACGAGATAATAACATAGTTGAAGTACAAACACCTATACCAATATAACCATCTCTACCTTTACTAATTACTGTTATTTCGAAATAATAAATACCGCACGAAGGTGGTATACAACAATTTGCTCTTATTAAACCTGCTTCATTAtctgttttattatttttataagtTACTCTTAATGAATTGGATGAAAGTTCTAAATGTGAGCACTTCTCTTTTGAACTCCAATTCGTTGGTAATTCATATAAATTCTGTCTATATAatgttgatgaattatttggtatattattactattgttattattattactattgttattattgtttactCTTGTTGgtgaagaatttgaagaCGAAGATGaggaagatgatgatgacgatgtaTCTACAACTCCTCCACCTCTGCcactattatttgaaaatgatgattgtaaatacattgttttatttatttatttatttatttatttatttatttatttatttatttatttatttatttatttatttatttatttatttaactttttatttaattagattttattttattattttattttacatgTATGAAGGTTATttaacaaaaagaaaaaaaaaaaaaaaaaaaaaaaaaaaaaaaaaaaaaaaaaagaactaaattaaaaatttaattaaaattaaaaaattcaaaaaattcaaaaaaaaataaaaaactaaaaaaaaaataatagaaaagaaataaaaaaaaagtaatattttCACTTTTATAATGTCGAGGatgattaaattattttaattaggtaatttttttttttttttttcaattaaataaaaaaaaatataaaataaaaaataaaataaaataattaaacaaaaaaataaaaaaaatataataaaataaaattaattaattaaaagataaattaaagtGAGAAAATAATTGGTATCTAAAATgtcttttataaaaaaataaataaaaataatagtctTTGatccattttatttgtttttttaaatataatttttaaaaacgtTATCTGTCTTTGGACAAAACGTTTTTtcgccttttttttttcattttttacctttttttttttttttttttttttcgatttttttttttcattatttttcttttgtcttaattttttttttttttttttttttttttcatcattcACGTGCAATTGGTAAgaatttcttattattattattattattttttttttttttttaaaaaaaatgtcataTTTGTGATGAAATGTATTTATACACTAGATGAGCCTTTTGtgatcatttaattttacactTATAGAATCTGACACATGACAcaaccaaatttaataaaaaaaaaaaatatttatattatttaaactctCATAtactaatttaatattttttttaaaattttttacagAGTTTTGAgataaatccaaaaaaaaatttaaaaaaaaaaactaaaaatgaaaataaaaataaaaagatttaattatttttcttatacttttaaaaaaaaaaaaaatacttttttttattattttttaaattattattattacttttatttttgtttattttatttatttatttttttttatatttttttttatattaaattataattgcGCATTAAGAAAATAGAAACGTATTTTACATTCTAAAGCAGTTCTAGGTATTTTAGTTTGTCTTGCTCTAGCCATTGCTTTTGATAAATCCATCCAACCTATTTCTTTGGTTGAATCttgtttattttcaattacttttttttgtaaGATTTCATCCTCTTTTGGAGTCCAAGGTACTTCTCTTGACATAcaagatttaaaatattgataaCGACATTGAATATCAGTACGAGTTCTAATTTCACTAGCGACATTCTTCCAACTTTGACCATGTTTTTcaactaataaaaataattttgcttcttcttcttcatcccAAGAACCTTTTCTAATTGCTGGACAAAGTACACGTTTCCAATGTTGAGCACATTGTGCACCAgttttaccaccaccaatttgTAATGCAATCTTTTTCCATTGTTTATCACCATTTTCATGTACTAATGTTATTAGTTTTGAACTCTCTTCTTTTGTCCATTTATTTGGTGGATTTCTTAATCCTCTACTTGTTGactttttaatagttttatccttctataaaaaaataaaataaaataaaataaaagttaatatattatacaatataaaatatatttttaaaataaataaatttacttACACCTCTTaaaccattttcaaaatcatttaaaattattgataatcttttttGATCAATTGTAATTTCAGAATCTTCGACACCATTctcttttaaaaagtttatcataacatttgaagaattatctaaaattaagaataattcaattagattatttaaaagagatTGATTTTGACCATTACCAAGTTGATATTGAATTTCACGTAATTCCATCAACAATGATTTCAAAGGTAATTCTTCATATAGATAATCatttaccaaatttaaaatattttcacgATGacttgattcaattaaatttgaaattgttggtgataaatattctttaaattgttCTTCCATCTCTTCATCTGATGCTTcagtattattataaaatgatgatgaatttgatattgatattgaagatgatgataatagagtttgtggtgatggtggttgtGAGGAtgtagatgatgatgatgcagatgatgatgatgatgtaacAACTCTAAAAGTTGGGTGGTAACTataatttattgaatttaatggtGAAGATGATGTTGAATTTGGTGAATTTGGACATTGTAATGAAAATGGTGTAGATGTTGAGTGTGGTTGTTGTATGAAATAAATCGATGAGGAAGATGTTGTATCACTGTGttgtctttttttattatttacaaattgaattgttgaaattgtattattactattatttataattgttggtgatggtggtgatggtggtaatggtatcGTTGGTGAAGTTATAATTGATGgtaattgttgattattattattttgtattaaatttgtattattactattattactatatgAATTAACATATGGACCAACCATATCAGGTGGTGATAATTGGTGTTGGTATGGATCTTGATATGAATTTTGGAAATCATTTTGACCATTTATTTCACAAAATGGTTGAAGTTTAATTAGATCATTTGTATATTGGTAATgttgatattgattattataaaattgatgTGGTGAATGATTATTATGTTGATTATGGTTATGAATTGAAATATAATCATTTTGTGGTGTTTCAATCATATGATCAAAAGTTTCGGACATTGTTGGTACtgtttgaattaaataattattattattattattattatttgatgtatatatgttattattattattaatattattactattgtttaaattattattattaattgtcatcatttttttttttttttaataatatatttttttttttttattattattaatattaatattaaaattattatttttttttttttttttttttttttaggataaaataaaaaaaaaaatttatttatttatttattattttaaaaaattataaaataatttaaactcGGAAAATATAAACagaaaaatggaaaaaaggattttttggaaaatgaattattattaatttaattattttatttgtttttcttttaatattaatttatttttttagtttttttatttttttttttttttttagatattttttaaatattttttaccaaaacaataaataaaagaaaaaaaaaaaaaagatttaaaataaaaaggttgattgtaaatattatgataaaaaaataaaaaagcgATAACGACAAAAATATGTtaacaaaattttattattgttttttttgattatttttttttttttttttttttttttttttttt is a window encoding:
- the ctnnbl1 gene encoding armadillo-like helical domain-containing protein is translated as MTSVTIKITKRKNNFENTEPSKISKAEINEIKELVNQVENEEFDELNPSSLKKLVLSFEKKYLKNQQLRDKYQNEPEKFMESEIDLHEEIKKLQIIATSPDLYKLFVSLGSIVSLGSLLIHDNTDISISVIDLFNELIEAEDEEQDPEMSVFNSFIKNNIMETLVDNLSRLDATNDEEQQAIHNTFSIFESMLELGGSKSAPILAGKSQLFKYLLNYISTTTTTTTPIPIKLYSSELLSSIFLNDENSRSIFTKKYNGIEKLLVLLSQFIKKQPDSLQETEFVENIFSSICSLLLNNNENKESFLKSEGIQLMLIFIKKKTQQRGSALKVLDYALTDSKKANEMFVQELGLKTLFSSFMKKIKSKHSKKIYNESEDQEHIVTMLYSLLRNLDTTSDYYTRLMVKFTENHFEKIDKLLELHSKYFKKVQLADKNSKKNKKDDDEDDDDDDDDDEEILLKRLDAGLFTLQYIDLILALLSKENKEIRNKIKDSQDLENEIKTILNEYIETVNKESESKFIKSLIDSF
- the mybN gene encoding hypothetical protein yields the protein MMTINNNNLNNSNNINNNNNIYTSNNNNNNNNYLIQTVPTMSETFDHMIETPQNDYISIHNHNQHNNHSPHQFYNNQYQHYQYTNDLIKLQPFCEINGQNDFQNSYQDPYQHQLSPPDMVGPYVNSYSNNSNNTNLIQNNNNQQLPSIITSPTIPLPPSPPSPTIINNSNNTISTIQFVNNKKRQHSDTTSSSSIYFIQQPHSTSTPFSLQCPNSPNSTSSSPLNSINYSYHPTFRVVTSSSSSASSSSTSSQPPSPQTLLSSSSISISNSSSFYNNTEASDEEMEEQFKEYLSPTISNLIESSHRENILNLVNDYLYEELPLKSLLMELREIQYQLGNGQNQSLLNNLIELFLILDNSSNVMINFLKENGVEDSEITIDQKRLSIILNDFENGLRGKDKTIKKSTSRGLRNPPNKWTKEESSKLITLVHENGDKQWKKIALQIGGGKTGAQCAQHWKRVLCPAIRKGSWDEEEEAKLFLLVEKHGQSWKNVASEIRTRTDIQCRYQYFKSCMSREVPWTPKEDEILQKKVIENKQDSTKEIGWMDLSKAMARARQTKIPRTALECKIRFYFLNAQL